The Natronogracilivirga saccharolytica genome includes a window with the following:
- a CDS encoding type II secretion system F family protein, giving the protein MPEFRFQGINPQGKLVKSEFKAPSKKVAKARVDKLVKSRNLKKKSLDQKDMYIYRVRKNGKGSIEGEQEAFSKEELERALVKMGYKVDSVKRKWLDLKGGVPNKEVVTFIRLSADLLRQKLPFDQILNLLHEDTHNKRMREVIREIQKDLRDGKEGTEVYDKHRKIFGQFACYMLSVASTSGNMAQVFDSTAKFMERDADFKKNMRRALMMPVIAFIAVVGVVLFYVAYIFPEMAEMFLEFDIVLPPMTAATLDFSNWIQRHWILITLAHVMPVVGFIMFIRTPQGKLWFDKHVIKIPVMGDLLHKTSIEIFSRVFYTLYSGAGQNIEVIRVASEACRNTYIEKQVKEVAIRKMVEDGAGLIESMEATMVFPQTALSRFRLGAESGALKENSKQLAEYYEIQTTYKMDNVIDLVNLGINMLIMIALVYITVVSSEAALISPG; this is encoded by the coding sequence ATGCCCGAATTTCGATTTCAAGGCATTAACCCTCAGGGCAAGCTCGTAAAGAGCGAATTCAAGGCCCCCAGCAAAAAGGTGGCGAAGGCCCGTGTGGACAAGCTGGTGAAGTCCCGGAACCTCAAGAAGAAGTCCCTGGACCAGAAGGATATGTATATCTACCGGGTCCGGAAGAACGGCAAGGGGTCCATCGAGGGGGAGCAGGAGGCATTCAGCAAGGAGGAGCTGGAGCGTGCCCTGGTCAAAATGGGCTACAAGGTGGACAGTGTCAAGCGAAAGTGGCTTGACCTGAAAGGCGGCGTGCCCAACAAGGAGGTGGTTACCTTCATCCGGCTCTCGGCCGACCTGCTGCGCCAGAAGCTGCCGTTTGATCAGATCCTCAACCTGCTGCATGAGGATACGCACAATAAGCGCATGCGCGAGGTGATCCGGGAGATCCAGAAGGATTTGCGGGACGGCAAGGAGGGAACCGAGGTGTATGACAAGCACCGCAAAATCTTCGGTCAGTTCGCCTGTTACATGCTCAGCGTGGCATCCACAAGCGGTAACATGGCCCAGGTGTTCGACTCCACCGCCAAATTCATGGAGCGCGACGCTGATTTCAAGAAAAACATGCGCCGTGCCCTGATGATGCCGGTCATTGCTTTTATTGCGGTTGTCGGGGTTGTCCTGTTCTATGTGGCCTACATTTTCCCGGAAATGGCCGAAATGTTTCTGGAATTTGATATTGTACTTCCTCCCATGACCGCCGCGACGCTGGACTTCAGCAATTGGATTCAGCGCCACTGGATCCTGATAACCCTGGCGCATGTAATGCCCGTTGTCGGATTTATTATGTTCATAAGAACTCCTCAGGGCAAGCTGTGGTTTGATAAACATGTGATTAAAATTCCCGTGATGGGAGATTTGCTCCACAAAACCAGCATTGAGATTTTCTCGAGAGTATTTTACACGCTCTACAGCGGCGCCGGACAGAATATCGAGGTGATCCGCGTGGCATCCGAAGCCTGCCGCAATACATATATCGAAAAGCAGGTCAAGGAGGTGGCCATCAGGAAGATGGTGGAAGACGGCGCCGGACTGATTGAATCCATGGAGGCCACCATGGTCTTCCCGCAAACCGCGCTGAGCCGGTTCCGGCTGGGTGCCGAATCGGGTGCGCTGAAGGAAAACTCCAAACAGCTGGCCGAGTATTATGAAATCCAGACCACCTACAAAATGGACAATGTTATCGATTTGGTTAATCTGGGTATCAACATGCTGATCATGATCGCCCTGGTCTACATCACGGTGGTCTCATCCGAAGCAGCACTTATTTCACCGGGCTGA
- a CDS encoding GspE/PulE family protein, which produces MSTNVRNSIGRRIGDLLVKKGVIDNDQLERALEIQASEPESVRRRLGNVIIEELGADRHDVMSNMSELYAFREVLPSGEVDQNLVDNTRAIIEELPDGMEDQLFHRNTIPYERRGNRLVLASADPTDPGISDIASRLPFKQYELVYCRLETIQKITEQVYKQKNEFLDLLDEYDYEEPDLTGEEEGVDEEQLDAEINQSMLNSLVEGMLVEAVRKDVSDIHVIPGAGNKTDIFFRLDGKLQLWHTQPNLKPEALSAVVKDKSRNVDRFERDSAQDGFIQRRIDGTNIRYRVSILPIVGEEFDRKLESIVIRVLDDRKVITDLNKLGLQNQAFDDFNKAIRKPSGIVIITGPTGSGKSTTLVAALYSVVDPSVNVLTVEEPVEYLIRGVRQLKISHNMTFDNAMRGILRHDPDIVLVGEIRDLLTAEIAIKLANTGHLTFSTLHTNDAPSAVARLFKMGVEPFLIANAINLVMAQRLVRKLCEICKREMEDVNPELPRSLGFTDEEIEETTFYEPAGCDKCNRGFKGRIAIHEALYFDKQIKNIVFESGDEIDEDQIRQQAIKNGMLTLRASGRERIKAGITTLDEIVATTLED; this is translated from the coding sequence ATGAGCACCAACGTCAGAAATTCCATCGGAAGACGCATCGGCGACCTGCTGGTCAAAAAGGGGGTCATCGACAACGATCAGCTTGAGCGTGCTCTGGAAATCCAGGCTTCCGAGCCCGAATCGGTGCGCCGCCGGCTCGGGAACGTGATCATCGAAGAGCTCGGCGCCGACCGCCATGATGTCATGAGCAACATGAGCGAGCTCTACGCTTTCCGCGAGGTGCTGCCCAGCGGCGAGGTGGACCAGAACCTGGTCGATAATACAAGGGCCATAATTGAAGAGCTCCCGGACGGCATGGAGGATCAGCTTTTCCACCGCAACACCATCCCCTATGAAAGGCGCGGCAACCGCCTCGTGCTGGCCTCTGCCGATCCGACCGATCCCGGCATTTCGGATATCGCCTCCAGGCTCCCCTTCAAGCAGTACGAACTGGTGTACTGCCGGCTCGAGACCATCCAGAAGATCACCGAACAGGTCTATAAGCAGAAGAACGAGTTTCTGGATCTGCTGGATGAGTACGACTACGAAGAGCCGGACCTGACCGGCGAGGAGGAAGGAGTCGACGAGGAGCAGCTCGATGCCGAGATCAACCAGAGCATGCTCAACTCCCTGGTCGAGGGCATGCTGGTCGAGGCCGTCCGCAAGGATGTCAGTGATATCCACGTCATCCCCGGCGCCGGCAACAAAACCGACATTTTCTTCCGCCTGGACGGCAAGCTGCAGCTCTGGCACACCCAGCCGAACCTCAAACCCGAGGCACTGTCGGCCGTGGTGAAGGACAAAAGCCGGAATGTAGACCGCTTCGAGCGCGACTCCGCCCAGGACGGCTTCATCCAGCGGCGCATCGACGGCACCAACATCCGCTACCGGGTCTCCATCCTGCCGATCGTCGGAGAGGAGTTCGACCGCAAGCTGGAGTCCATCGTTATCCGGGTGCTGGACGACCGCAAGGTGATCACCGACCTCAACAAACTCGGTCTGCAGAATCAGGCCTTCGATGATTTCAACAAGGCGATCCGCAAGCCTTCCGGAATTGTGATCATTACCGGTCCGACCGGAAGCGGCAAGTCGACCACGCTGGTGGCCGCGCTCTATTCCGTAGTCGATCCGTCGGTCAACGTGCTGACGGTTGAGGAGCCGGTCGAGTATCTGATCAGGGGGGTGCGTCAGCTCAAGATCTCCCACAACATGACCTTCGACAATGCCATGCGGGGGATACTTCGGCATGACCCCGACATCGTACTGGTCGGTGAGATCCGGGACCTGCTGACCGCCGAGATCGCCATCAAGCTGGCCAACACCGGTCACCTTACGTTCTCGACCCTGCACACCAACGATGCGCCCAGCGCCGTGGCCAGGCTGTTCAAGATGGGGGTGGAGCCGTTCCTGATTGCCAATGCCATCAACCTGGTCATGGCCCAGCGGCTGGTCCGAAAACTGTGCGAAATCTGCAAGCGGGAGATGGAGGATGTCAATCCTGAACTGCCTCGCAGCCTTGGCTTTACGGATGAGGAGATCGAAGAGACCACCTTCTACGAGCCGGCGGGCTGCGACAAGTGCAACCGCGGCTTCAAGGGCCGTATCGCCATCCACGAAGCTCTTTATTTTGACAAGCAGATCAAGAACATTGTTTTCGAATCCGGAGATGAGATTGATGAGGATCAGATCCGTCAGCAGGCGATCAAAAACGGCATGCTGACCCTGCGGGCATCCGGCCGCGAGAGGATCAAGGCCGGGATTACGACCCTTGACGAGATTGTGGCAACGACCCTGGAGGACTGA